The Dehalococcoidia bacterium sequence CAGCTGCTCCGGGCGCAGGCCGCCGCCGGGGCCAGGCACCCGGGATCAGTCGAGGCGTGAGGCCGCGGCCGGCGCCGCGGTGGCGTCGAGGCCGGCGGCGCGGCGCAGCGCCTCCGCCTTGTCCGTCACCTCCCACGGCGCGTCGATGTCCTCCCGGCCGAAGTGGCCGTAGGCCGCGGTCGGCCGGTAGATCGGGCGGCGCAGGCGCAGGTCGCGGATGATGGCGCCGGGCCGCAGGTCGAAGTGCTCGCGCACCAGCTCCAGGATCAGGCTATCCGGGACCCTGTTCGTCCCGAAAGTCTCTATGGCAAGGGACGTCGGGTGCGCGACGCCGATGGCGTAGGAAATCTGGATCTCGCAGCGCTCCGCGAGGCCGGCGGCGACGATGTTCTTGGCCACGTAGCGGGCGGCGTAAGCGCCGGAGCGGTCGACCTTCGTCGGGTCCTTGCCCGAAAAGGCGCCCCCTCCATGCCGCGCCGAGCCACCATAGGTGTCGACGATGATCTTCCGCCCCGTGAGGCCGGCATCGCCCATGGGCCCGCCGATCACGAAGCGGCCGGTTGGGTTCACATAGTAGTGAGTGCGGGCGTCCAGCAGGTAAGGGGGGATTACCTCCCGGATGACGGCTTCGATGATCTCGTTCTTGATCCGCTGCTGGTCTATGCCGGGGTTGTGCTGCGTCGAGACGACGACAGTGTCGACCCGGACGGGCACACCGTGTTCGTACTGCACCGTGACCTGAGACTTGCCGTCCGGCCGCAGCCAGGGCAAGATGCCGTCCTTGCGGGCCAGGGCAAGCCGCCGCACCAGGCGGTGCGAGAGCATGATCGGGAGTGGCATGAGCTCAGGTGTCTCGGTGCAGGCGAAGCCGACCATCATGCCCTGGTCGCCGGCGCCCAGGAGGCCGGCCTCGTCCTCTTCGCCTGCCAGTTGCTTTGCTTCGAGGGACTTCGACACGCCCATGTCGATGTCCTTCGACTGCCCCTTGATCGCGACAATGACGCCGCAGGTCTCGTAGTCGAACCCGAATTCGGCGCTCGTGTAACCGATGTCCCGCACCACAGAGCGCACGACGTCCGGTATCTCCACGTAGGTCGAGGTCGTGACCTCGCCGCAGACGAAAACGATCCCGGTGGTCGTTGTGGTCTCGCAGGCGACGCGAGACTCCGGGTCATCCTTGAGCATCGCGTCCAGGATGGCGTCCGAGATCTGGTCGCACATCTTGTCCGGATGCCCCTCGGTCACGGACTCCGAGGTGTGAAAGTGCACGGGGGCAGTCATGGCGGTTAGGGGCATCGTTTACTCCGTCAGTCGGTTATTGGCGATGGTGGTCTGTGGTCGGATGGTCCCGGGTTCGCTCGTCTTTGTCTCGCGCTCGCGGGGATCTCGCCAGACCTGTGCCAGGCGGGCCGTCTGTCGAGCGATGATCCGGTACTCGTCAATCAGCAAGTCGATGTCGGACGCAGGCGCATACCTCAGCTCCGAAGCAATCATGAGGTGCACAACCATCTCGTTCGCCGAGCCCAGGGCATGAGCGAGATACAGCTTGAAATCGCGCGCCGTGAGGCGTCTCGAGAAGCCTTCCGCAATGTTCGTCGGGATAGACTTGGACGCGCGGCGCATTTGCTGCGCGAGATCGACGTGCTCGTGCGCTGGAAACCTCTTCACTAGTTCGTCGATCGGCCGGACAAGCGCCATAGCGCGGCGAAAGATCTCCAGGTCCTCGAAGGTTCTAATCCTCCCGGCCGGACGCTCCGGGAGTCGAGGCGCCGACTCCTCGCGCTTCTGACCACCGACCACCATCACCATCCTCTCGGCCATCAGTAGCGGTAGTGCTCCGGCTTGTAGGGGCCCTCGCGGCGCAAGCCCAGATAGGCGGCCTGCTCCTCCGTCAGCTCCGTGAGCTGGGCGTCCAGCTTCGTGAGCTGCAGGCGGGCGACCTTCTCGTCCAGCTCCTTCGGCAGCCGGTGGACGCCGAGGGGGTAATTCTCCGGCTTCGTGAAAAGCTCGATCTGGGCGAGGACCTGGTTGGCGAACGAGGAGCTCATGACGAAGGAGGGGTGGCCGGTGGCGCAGCCAAGGTTCACGAGGCGGCCTTCGGCGAGCAGGATGATCCGCTTACCGTCCGGGAAGATCACGTGGTCGACCTGCGGCTTGATGTTCTCCCAGTCGTACTTGCGCAGGCTGGCGACGTCGATCTCGTTGTCGAAGTGGCCGATGTTGCAGACGATGGCGTTGTTCTTCATCCGCCGCATGTGTTCGTGCGTGATCACGTTCACGTTGCCCGTCGCCGTGACGAAGATGTCGGCCTTGTCGGCAGCGTAGTCCATCGTGACGACGCGATAGCCCTCCATCGCTGCCTGCAGCGCGCAGATCGGGTCGATTTCGGTCACCCACACCTGGGCCTGCAGCCCGCGGAGAGCCTGCGCCGACCCTTTCCCGACTTCACCGTAGCCGGCTACGACCGCGATCTTGCCGGCGATCATCACGTCGGTCGCGCGTTTGATGCCGTCGACCAGGGACTCGCGCACGCCGTAGATGTTGTCGAACTTCGACTTCGTCACGGAGTCGTTCACGTTGATCGCCGGGAAGAGCAGGCGCTCTTCGCGCTGCATCTGGTAGAGCCGGTGGACGCCGGTCGTCGTCTCCTCCGTTACGCCGCGGATGCCGCGCGCCATGCGTGAGTACCAGCCGGGGTGGTCCTGCAGGCGGTGCCTCACGGAGGCGAAGAGGACGCGCTCCTCCTCGCTCGAAGGGTTATTGAGGACGGAGGGGTCCTGTTCCGCCGTCACGCCAAGGTGGATGAGGAGCGTGGCATCACCGCCGTCGTCCAGGATCATGTTCGGCCCCTGGCCGTTCGGGAACTCGAAAATGCGGTGAGTGAACTCCCAGTAGTCTTCGAGGGACTCGCCCTTGAAGGCGAAGACCGGGGTGCCACCGGCCGCGATGGCCGCCGCGGCATGGTCCTGGGTGGAAAAGATGTTGCACGAGGCCCAGCGGACGTCGGCGCCGAGGGCCTTCAGGGTTTCGATGAGCACAGCGGTCTGGATGGTCATGTGCAGGGAGCCGGCAATGCGCGCCCCTTTCAAGGGCTGGCGGCTCGCGTACTCCTGCCGGATCGCCATCAGCGCCGGCATTTCCGACTCCGCGATCGCGATCTCCTTGCGGCCGAAGCTGGCCAACGAGATGTCGGCGAT is a genomic window containing:
- the metK gene encoding methionine adenosyltransferase; translation: MPLTAMTAPVHFHTSESVTEGHPDKMCDQISDAILDAMLKDDPESRVACETTTTTGIVFVCGEVTTSTYVEIPDVVRSVVRDIGYTSAEFGFDYETCGVIVAIKGQSKDIDMGVSKSLEAKQLAGEEDEAGLLGAGDQGMMVGFACTETPELMPLPIMLSHRLVRRLALARKDGILPWLRPDGKSQVTVQYEHGVPVRVDTVVVSTQHNPGIDQQRIKNEIIEAVIREVIPPYLLDARTHYYVNPTGRFVIGGPMGDAGLTGRKIIVDTYGGSARHGGGAFSGKDPTKVDRSGAYAARYVAKNIVAAGLAERCEIQISYAIGVAHPTSLAIETFGTNRVPDSLILELVREHFDLRPGAIIRDLRLRRPIYRPTAAYGHFGREDIDAPWEVTDKAEALRRAAGLDATAAPAAASRLD
- a CDS encoding four helix bundle protein, giving the protein MAERMVMVVGGQKREESAPRLPERPAGRIRTFEDLEIFRRAMALVRPIDELVKRFPAHEHVDLAQQMRRASKSIPTNIAEGFSRRLTARDFKLYLAHALGSANEMVVHLMIASELRYAPASDIDLLIDEYRIIARQTARLAQVWRDPRERETKTSEPGTIRPQTTIANNRLTE
- the ahcY gene encoding adenosylhomocysteinase, translated to MTTTQHPQAIEYRIADISLASFGRKEIAIAESEMPALMAIRQEYASRQPLKGARIAGSLHMTIQTAVLIETLKALGADVRWASCNIFSTQDHAAAAIAAGGTPVFAFKGESLEDYWEFTHRIFEFPNGQGPNMILDDGGDATLLIHLGVTAEQDPSVLNNPSSEEERVLFASVRHRLQDHPGWYSRMARGIRGVTEETTTGVHRLYQMQREERLLFPAINVNDSVTKSKFDNIYGVRESLVDGIKRATDVMIAGKIAVVAGYGEVGKGSAQALRGLQAQVWVTEIDPICALQAAMEGYRVVTMDYAADKADIFVTATGNVNVITHEHMRRMKNNAIVCNIGHFDNEIDVASLRKYDWENIKPQVDHVIFPDGKRIILLAEGRLVNLGCATGHPSFVMSSSFANQVLAQIELFTKPENYPLGVHRLPKELDEKVARLQLTKLDAQLTELTEEQAAYLGLRREGPYKPEHYRY